A DNA window from Desulforamulus hydrothermalis Lam5 = DSM 18033 contains the following coding sequences:
- a CDS encoding single-stranded DNA-binding protein, translating into MAKLIQVSFTDDEYNELERRARDSGVSITHFIKSRVLENTEFQKWFSELLLRVERIPTGTNFNIKAVLATDWININKGVRLALGRAFYNHVIAGKVTGVKATDKDSANTQWYVKGVN; encoded by the coding sequence ATGGCTAAATTAATTCAAGTATCGTTTACAGATGATGAATACAATGAATTGGAACGGCGTGCAAGGGATAGTGGCGTTTCAATTACTCACTTCATTAAAAGTAGAGTTCTGGAAAATACGGAATTTCAGAAATGGTTTTCAGAGCTTTTGCTTCGTGTCGAACGAATCCCAACAGGCACTAATTTTAATATAAAAGCAGTACTTGCTACAGATTGGATTAACATCAATAAGGGGGTTAGATTGGCACTAGGTAGGGCATTTTACAATCACGTTATTGCTGGTAAGGTTACTGGAGTCAAAGCAACAGATAAGGACTCTGCAAATACTCAATGGTATGTGAAGGGGGTGAATTGA
- a CDS encoding Swt1 family HEPN domain-containing protein, whose amino-acid sequence MSENVNIINQGFRYLLKALAPYVARELRIEYKGEWWSEGVLNTLRDEQRKGLPEKGDWAELVDSLDIMRCLTLIDVHWVNIFKRKLSIDHRNWTKELIGVRHKCAHIGGQDFDTDYAWRALDTMARLCEQIDAESTEEIRTLIRKIRYGTPEASIYSNNGAVSAQTTTTKIDKSGVLSNPPLSGLPSWRYVIEPHPDVAQGRYRNAEFAADLAQVARGEGSIEYKDPVEFFARTYITEGMTGLLVQALRRVAGKDGEPVIQLKTAFGGGKTHSMLALYHLLRGQASIDKMPNVKPVLERAGLSSVVKTNVAVLVGTALDPSKSKRPPKYPGITINTLWGEMAAQLAEQAGDLSLYDYVKEADKKGVSPGSEALTKLFDACGPCLILIDELVAYAKKLYGVAGLPAGSFDNLISFIQELTEAARASKNSLVVASIPESDIEIGGEAGKIALETIEHTFGRMEAIWKPVGANEGFEIVRRRLFLPPQDPASLEQVCRAFSEMYNQSSSDFPLECKELEYYERLKSCYPIHPEVFDRLYSDWATLERFQRTRGVLRLMAAVIHDLWMKNDGGLLIMPSSIALDNPNIREELTRHLPEGWNAVIDKETDGRNSIPYAIEEKNPRFSRCLAARRVARTIMLGSAPSVKEQRNRGIEVTRIRLGVVQPGEQVSVFNDALSHLQNQLAYLYSDMSNNRFWYDTRPTLRKTVEDRAVQIPAPEVEYEIERRLKAIRERGEFAGVHSCPSSSLDIPDEQTVRLVVLAPDFTHKQGSNSSKAIEKASDILNNRGTSPRMYRNMLAFVVPDSEIILSLTSEVRKYLAWKSIIDDVESLNLDIAQQREANTSMRRSDETVELRMKEAYCWLLVPVQDGSNPIEWEKTRISGGSETHIIKASKKMVQMEQLITRWSPALLRMELDRWLWKDQQHIQIKKLWEYLSSYCYLPRLKNVDVLLDTIKNGLGSDEYFAYAEGITDEGRYLALKFNQSSGFYVDINGYLVRPEAAKAQIEKERIEKERDKTHAGITYPGESAQIPTPVFRDPVADDSITTIVPSDVTNPQVLQSKKPKRFYATVKLDTSRIGRDAGRIAEEIVQHLNLLSGANVEVTMEIQAEIADGVPDNVVRTVTENCRTLKFTNFAFEEE is encoded by the coding sequence ATGAGTGAAAATGTAAATATTATTAACCAGGGATTCAGATATCTTTTAAAAGCCTTGGCCCCCTATGTAGCGCGTGAACTCCGGATCGAATATAAAGGCGAATGGTGGAGTGAAGGAGTTCTTAACACATTAAGGGATGAACAGCGGAAAGGGCTCCCGGAAAAAGGTGATTGGGCTGAACTTGTTGATTCTCTCGATATTATGCGTTGCCTCACGTTAATTGATGTGCACTGGGTAAACATTTTTAAACGTAAATTAAGCATTGATCACAGGAACTGGACGAAAGAACTTATAGGTGTCCGGCATAAATGTGCTCATATCGGTGGTCAGGATTTTGATACCGATTATGCTTGGCGTGCACTGGATACCATGGCGCGTTTATGCGAGCAGATCGATGCTGAGAGTACTGAGGAGATAAGAACTTTGATCAGGAAAATCCGTTATGGGACTCCTGAAGCTTCTATATATTCTAATAATGGTGCTGTTTCTGCTCAAACAACAACTACCAAGATAGATAAGAGCGGTGTTCTTTCCAACCCACCGCTTTCAGGGCTTCCTTCCTGGAGATATGTGATTGAACCGCATCCTGATGTCGCCCAGGGAAGATACAGAAATGCGGAGTTTGCTGCTGACCTTGCTCAGGTGGCTCGTGGCGAAGGATCTATAGAATATAAAGACCCGGTGGAATTCTTTGCCCGGACATATATAACTGAAGGAATGACAGGCCTTCTTGTCCAGGCTTTAAGGCGTGTGGCAGGAAAAGACGGAGAACCCGTTATCCAACTCAAAACTGCCTTTGGCGGCGGAAAGACCCACAGTATGTTGGCACTGTATCACTTGCTGAGGGGACAGGCTTCTATAGACAAGATGCCGAATGTTAAGCCGGTACTTGAAAGAGCTGGGCTTTCATCGGTTGTAAAAACCAATGTTGCTGTTCTTGTTGGTACGGCTCTCGACCCTTCCAAAAGCAAAAGACCGCCTAAATATCCCGGCATTACTATTAATACACTATGGGGTGAAATGGCGGCGCAACTTGCTGAGCAGGCAGGCGATTTAAGCTTATATGATTATGTAAAAGAGGCTGATAAGAAAGGTGTTTCACCTGGTTCAGAAGCGTTAACTAAACTTTTTGATGCTTGCGGCCCTTGTTTAATACTAATTGATGAGCTCGTAGCCTATGCCAAAAAGTTGTATGGTGTTGCCGGACTGCCTGCAGGTAGTTTTGATAATTTGATTTCATTCATTCAAGAATTGACTGAAGCTGCTCGTGCCAGTAAGAACAGTCTTGTTGTTGCTTCTATACCTGAGTCTGACATTGAAATTGGTGGTGAGGCTGGAAAGATCGCCCTTGAGACTATTGAGCATACCTTTGGTAGGATGGAAGCAATATGGAAACCGGTAGGCGCAAATGAAGGATTTGAAATTGTGAGGAGGAGACTATTTCTTCCACCGCAAGATCCAGCTTCACTTGAGCAGGTATGCCGTGCCTTTAGCGAAATGTATAATCAGAGTTCATCAGACTTCCCACTGGAATGTAAAGAATTGGAATACTATGAAAGGTTGAAGTCGTGTTATCCAATTCACCCGGAAGTGTTTGACCGTTTGTATAGTGATTGGGCAACTCTGGAACGTTTTCAGAGAACCCGTGGCGTATTAAGGCTTATGGCTGCAGTTATTCATGATCTCTGGATGAAAAATGACGGCGGTCTGTTAATCATGCCTTCTTCCATAGCATTGGATAATCCGAATATAAGAGAAGAACTGACGCGACATCTGCCTGAAGGCTGGAATGCGGTTATTGATAAAGAGACCGACGGACGAAATTCAATACCATATGCGATTGAGGAGAAAAATCCCCGCTTTTCGAGGTGCCTGGCTGCCAGAAGAGTGGCAAGAACGATCATGCTTGGAAGCGCACCATCAGTAAAGGAACAGCGTAACAGAGGTATTGAAGTTACCAGGATTAGACTGGGTGTGGTGCAACCGGGTGAACAGGTTTCGGTATTTAACGATGCTCTGTCTCATCTTCAGAACCAGCTTGCATACCTGTACAGCGATATGTCAAATAACCGTTTCTGGTATGATACAAGGCCTACACTTCGTAAAACTGTTGAAGACAGAGCTGTGCAGATCCCTGCGCCGGAGGTTGAATATGAGATAGAGCGCAGACTCAAGGCTATAAGGGAACGCGGCGAATTTGCGGGTGTTCACAGTTGCCCTTCGTCATCACTTGATATACCTGATGAGCAGACTGTAAGGCTTGTAGTTTTGGCACCGGATTTTACCCATAAACAGGGAAGTAATAGCAGCAAGGCGATCGAAAAAGCGAGCGATATACTTAATAACCGTGGCACTTCGCCGAGAATGTACAGGAATATGCTGGCTTTTGTGGTTCCGGACAGCGAAATTATACTGAGCCTTACATCTGAAGTGAGAAAGTATTTGGCGTGGAAGTCTATTATTGATGATGTGGAAAGCCTTAATCTTGATATTGCTCAACAGAGGGAAGCCAACACCAGCATGAGAAGAAGCGATGAAACTGTGGAGTTAAGGATGAAAGAAGCATATTGCTGGTTGCTTGTGCCGGTACAAGATGGATCTAACCCGATAGAGTGGGAGAAGACAAGGATAAGTGGCGGTTCTGAAACCCATATTATAAAAGCATCTAAAAAAATGGTCCAGATGGAACAGCTTATTACAAGATGGTCTCCAGCCCTCTTGAGAATGGAACTTGATCGCTGGCTTTGGAAAGATCAACAGCACATACAAATAAAGAAGCTTTGGGAATATCTGAGCAGCTACTGCTATTTGCCAAGACTTAAGAATGTCGATGTACTTTTGGATACCATTAAAAATGGGCTAGGCTCAGATGAGTACTTTGCATATGCTGAAGGTATTACTGACGAGGGACGTTATCTGGCTCTTAAGTTTAACCAATCATCTGGATTTTATGTAGATATTAACGGATATCTTGTAAGACCTGAGGCCGCGAAAGCTCAGATTGAAAAAGAGAGGATTGAAAAGGAAAGAGATAAAACTCATGCAGGTATTACTTATCCTGGAGAAAGTGCACAAATTCCGACCCCGGTTTTTCGGGATCCGGTAGCAGATGACAGTATTACAACAATAGTGCCCAGCGATGTTACTAATCCTCAAGTACTTCAGAGTAAAAAGCCGAAGAGGTTTTACGCTACTGTTAAACTCGATACTTCGAGAATTGGAAGAGATGCCGGACGGATTGCGGAGGAGATTGTACAGCATCTAAACCTTCTTTCAGGTGCCAATGTTGAAGTTACGATGGAAATACAGGCTGAAATTGCTGACGGGGTACCAGATAATGTTGTCAGGACAGTAACTGAAAATTGCCGGACGCTTAAATTTACAAATTTTGCTTTTGAAGAAGAGTAA